A section of the Paenibacillus aurantius genome encodes:
- a CDS encoding helix-turn-helix domain-containing protein, which yields MLKRRKVWLTILISYLFLLLLPVTVGGYIYQRMERVLAEQANKANTGLLEQARRNTDSRLTELNRILLQLSLEPNFKWLMDNAGNNHGEDQLHYVELMKELSGILNVNDYIDSLHLYFPKAGSVLTSGLKTDATLYYERIQRFEGIAESMPERLSRFHAKALYPVTTVNQIDSTKRVIPYVQTYPLDETGRPAAGLVMLINEQKMNSMLEPVEWAGEGAVYVLNEKQEVLTGTAGVRTLPEDLRKRLAVREGSFSYEDEGSTYLVTSLSGENRLKYVSVVPEAIVMKKVDAVKYGSLSLFGLYLLCGLALSLLLTYRSYKPVREVVRSILNRRSEYGESAGNEYEFIQNAVIRSMNEEQTLRETLLKQMPAAKAHLLTRLLLGHTRPSDRDAETLKMIGGSLDSRSFRVVLIEIENCQNFVKNDSEQEWALVRFVLTNLLEDSVSPGSFVVELGRNRLAVLLDGTTSSHDEEWGTWLEKLKPLVEQKFRIQFTAAVSSSHEGAEGIAKCYTEALTALEYRLTQGSNSTIYYSHHKNQKRFSYYYPMENEVQIINYIKTSDYARAEQALDHVYEVNFIRNEISPELGRSLFQDMAGTFLKVVHLLDSPNDNLETHFSTLAQAIAKCTTAEEMLALIKSGMKLLCDTVKEERSDSGQAVYRRIVEYIGQHYGDSNLSLNLLAEEFGFTPPYLSTFFKKQSGINLSEYMTRCRIEAAKSLLTESDMTIGDISRQVGYANHIGFGRVFKKWEGITPGQYRETRGR from the coding sequence ATGCTGAAACGCAGAAAAGTGTGGCTGACCATTCTGATCTCCTATTTGTTCCTGCTCCTGCTCCCGGTAACCGTAGGCGGGTATATCTACCAAAGAATGGAGCGGGTCCTGGCCGAACAGGCCAATAAAGCCAACACCGGCTTGCTGGAGCAGGCCCGCCGGAACACGGACAGCCGGTTGACGGAGCTGAACCGGATCCTTCTCCAGCTTTCGCTTGAGCCGAACTTCAAGTGGCTGATGGACAATGCCGGAAACAATCACGGCGAGGACCAGCTGCATTATGTGGAGCTCATGAAGGAGCTATCCGGCATTTTAAATGTAAACGATTACATTGACTCTCTTCATCTCTATTTCCCTAAGGCGGGGAGCGTCTTGACTTCCGGCTTGAAAACAGACGCGACGCTGTACTATGAACGGATCCAGCGGTTCGAAGGCATCGCCGAGAGCATGCCTGAGAGGCTTTCGCGCTTTCACGCTAAGGCTCTGTACCCGGTGACGACCGTGAACCAGATCGATTCCACGAAGCGCGTCATCCCTTACGTGCAAACCTACCCGCTGGATGAAACCGGCCGTCCGGCCGCTGGACTCGTCATGCTGATCAATGAACAGAAGATGAACAGCATGCTGGAGCCGGTGGAATGGGCGGGGGAAGGGGCCGTCTATGTTCTGAATGAGAAGCAGGAAGTCCTCACCGGAACGGCGGGAGTTCGGACCCTGCCGGAAGACTTGAGGAAGCGTCTGGCTGTCCGGGAAGGGTCTTTCTCTTACGAAGACGAAGGTTCCACTTACCTGGTGACCTCTCTGTCGGGGGAGAACCGGCTGAAGTACGTTTCGGTCGTTCCCGAAGCCATCGTGATGAAGAAGGTGGACGCCGTCAAATACGGGTCGCTGTCCCTGTTCGGACTCTATCTTCTTTGTGGGCTCGCGTTGTCTCTGCTTCTTACTTACCGCAGCTACAAGCCGGTCCGCGAGGTGGTGCGTTCCATCCTGAACCGGAGATCGGAATACGGCGAAAGCGCCGGCAATGAATACGAGTTCATCCAGAATGCCGTGATCCGTTCGATGAACGAAGAGCAGACGCTGCGGGAAACGCTGCTGAAGCAGATGCCGGCCGCGAAGGCCCATCTTCTGACCCGGCTGCTCCTGGGGCATACCCGGCCGTCGGATAGGGATGCCGAGACCTTGAAGATGATCGGCGGATCCCTGGATTCCCGTTCCTTCCGAGTGGTGCTGATCGAGATTGAGAACTGCCAGAACTTCGTGAAGAACGACAGCGAGCAGGAGTGGGCCTTGGTCCGGTTCGTGCTCACCAACCTGCTGGAGGACTCCGTCTCGCCCGGAAGCTTTGTCGTGGAGCTCGGCCGCAACCGGCTGGCGGTTCTGCTCGACGGCACTACTTCCAGCCATGATGAGGAGTGGGGGACGTGGCTTGAGAAGCTGAAGCCATTGGTCGAACAGAAATTCCGTATCCAGTTCACAGCCGCCGTCAGCTCAAGCCACGAGGGGGCCGAAGGGATAGCCAAATGCTATACGGAAGCCCTGACGGCACTTGAATACCGGCTGACGCAAGGCTCCAACTCGACCATCTACTACAGCCATCACAAGAACCAGAAAAGATTCTCGTATTACTATCCGATGGAGAACGAGGTTCAGATCATTAACTATATTAAAACGAGCGATTATGCCCGTGCGGAGCAGGCTCTGGATCACGTTTACGAGGTTAACTTTATACGCAATGAAATTTCTCCCGAGCTCGGACGGTCCCTCTTCCAGGACATGGCCGGAACCTTCCTGAAGGTGGTTCACCTGCTCGATTCCCCGAACGACAACCTGGAAACTCATTTCTCAACGCTTGCCCAGGCCATAGCGAAGTGTACGACGGCGGAGGAGATGCTCGCCTTAATCAAGTCCGGAATGAAGCTACTATGCGATACCGTGAAGGAGGAGCGATCCGATTCCGGGCAGGCCGTCTACCGCCGAATCGTGGAGTATATCGGACAGCACTACGGGGACAGCAACCTGAGCCTGAACCTGTTGGCGGAGGAGTTCGGCTTTACCCCGCCCTACCTGTCCACCTTCTTCAAAAAGCAAAGCGGGATCAACCTGTCGGAGTATATGACCCGCTGCCGGATCGAGGCGGCGAAATCGCTGCTGACGGAGTCCGATATGACGATCGGTGACATTTCCCGCCAGGTGGGGTACGCGAACCATATCGGGTTCGGCCGTGTGTTCAAGAAATGGGAGGGCATTACCCCAGGTCAATACCGGGAAACCCGGGGAAGGTGA
- a CDS encoding ABC transporter ATP-binding protein: MNALQLENVVKNFADKRAVNGISFEVKEGEIFGLLGGNGAGKTTTMRMVLGLIAPDGGSIRWKERAYRDELRRIMGYLPEERGLYPKVKVNEQILYLAELRGMPRKEADRRLKRWLEEFEVPEYYGKKVEELSKGNQQKIQFIAAVIHDPEIVILDEVFSGLDPVNVELMKKSVLHLRDEGKTILFSSHRMDHVEELCENICILHRSNLVLKGKIKEIKAGYPKERIVLETAGPVKGLSSTPGVLSVEEKEGRYEIRINAASAGREILQRALAQTDVSRFQVMEPTLTEIFIKKVGKDHEQSAVGH, from the coding sequence ATGAATGCACTGCAGCTGGAGAACGTGGTGAAGAATTTTGCGGACAAACGGGCGGTCAACGGCATTTCCTTCGAGGTGAAGGAAGGGGAAATTTTCGGGCTGCTCGGGGGAAACGGGGCAGGTAAAACGACCACCATGCGCATGGTGCTTGGCCTAATCGCGCCTGACGGGGGATCTATCCGCTGGAAAGAACGGGCCTACCGGGATGAGCTGAGGCGGATCATGGGCTACCTGCCGGAGGAACGCGGGCTTTATCCGAAGGTGAAGGTGAACGAGCAGATTCTGTATTTGGCGGAGCTTCGCGGCATGCCGCGGAAGGAGGCCGACCGCCGCCTGAAGAGGTGGCTCGAGGAGTTCGAGGTCCCGGAGTATTACGGCAAGAAGGTGGAGGAGCTGTCCAAAGGGAACCAGCAGAAGATCCAGTTTATCGCCGCCGTCATTCATGATCCGGAGATCGTTATCCTCGACGAAGTGTTCAGCGGGCTGGATCCCGTGAACGTGGAGCTCATGAAAAAGTCCGTCCTGCACCTGCGGGACGAAGGCAAAACGATTCTCTTCTCCAGCCACCGCATGGACCATGTCGAGGAGCTGTGCGAGAACATCTGCATCCTGCACCGGTCGAACCTTGTGCTGAAGGGCAAAATCAAAGAGATCAAAGCAGGCTACCCGAAAGAGCGGATTGTGCTGGAAACGGCCGGTCCGGTAAAAGGGCTCTCCTCGACTCCGGGCGTTCTGTCTGTGGAGGAGAAGGAAGGCCGGTACGAGATTCGGATTAATGCGGCCTCGGCGGGAAGAGAAATTCTTCAGAGGGCCCTTGCGCAGACGGACGTGTCCCGTTTTCAGGTGATGGAGCCGACGTTAACGGAAATTTTTATTAAAAAGGTGGGGAAAGACCATGAACAGTCTGCTGTCGGTCATTAA
- a CDS encoding ABC transporter permease: MSASTSVPRERVARRYRQPSYARRLWRDIRINRHVYIMLLPVVAYYLIFHYGPIYGVQIAFKAFSPTRGFLGSPWVGFDYFKDFFNSYYFGRLLKNTLLLSLYELLFAFPAAVVLALLLNEVRRSSFKRLVQTVTYLPHFISIVIISGMLIDFLSRDGLVNQLLTWTGREPAAFLSDPAWFRTVYIASGIWQNVGWGSIIYLAAISAIDPTLYEAAKVDGAGRFRQVLNVTIPGILPTVIIMLILQIGSFMAVGTDKILLLYNSSTYETADVIGTYVYRRGILDSDFSYSAAVGLFNSVINFALLILANRLSRRYTETKLW, from the coding sequence TTGAGCGCCTCAACAAGCGTTCCTAGGGAGCGGGTCGCCCGCCGCTATCGCCAGCCGTCTTATGCCCGGCGGCTGTGGCGCGATATCCGGATCAACCGGCATGTTTACATCATGCTGCTGCCCGTCGTCGCTTATTACCTAATCTTTCATTACGGCCCGATCTACGGGGTGCAGATCGCCTTCAAGGCGTTCTCTCCCACCCGGGGTTTCCTGGGAAGCCCATGGGTTGGCTTCGATTATTTCAAGGATTTCTTTAACAGCTATTATTTCGGACGCCTGCTGAAGAACACGCTGCTGTTGAGCCTCTACGAGCTGCTCTTTGCCTTTCCGGCTGCGGTCGTTCTGGCGCTGCTGCTCAATGAGGTGCGCCGAAGCTCGTTCAAGCGCCTGGTCCAAACGGTCACGTATCTGCCTCACTTCATCTCGATCGTGATCATTTCCGGGATGCTGATCGACTTCTTGTCCCGGGACGGCCTGGTCAACCAGCTGCTGACCTGGACGGGAAGGGAGCCGGCCGCCTTCCTGAGCGATCCGGCCTGGTTCCGGACCGTGTACATCGCGTCGGGCATCTGGCAGAACGTAGGCTGGGGATCGATCATCTACCTGGCGGCTATCTCCGCCATCGACCCTACCTTGTACGAAGCCGCCAAGGTGGACGGGGCGGGACGTTTCCGGCAGGTGCTGAACGTGACCATTCCGGGCATTCTGCCCACCGTTATCATCATGCTCATTTTGCAAATCGGAAGCTTTATGGCGGTCGGCACAGATAAAATTCTGCTGCTGTACAACTCCTCCACCTACGAGACGGCCGATGTGATCGGAACCTATGTGTACCGGAGGGGGATACTGGATTCGGACTTCAGCTACAGTGCGGCCGTGGGCCTGTTTAATTCGGTCATTAACTTCGCCCTGCTGATTCTGGCTAACCGGCTGAGCCGCCGTTATACGGAGACCAAGCTATGGTAA
- a CDS encoding YidH family protein translates to MEEYMDESKYIQQHLANERTFLAWVRTSIAIIGLGFLTAGLVNRSGETVSAGALVASIGGIGAVLLGAGVLILAARDYFRKKKGISQGEYRSASVPVWTLVFALGVICGLLVLLVILMLYG, encoded by the coding sequence GTGGAGGAGTACATGGATGAATCCAAATACATTCAGCAGCATCTGGCGAACGAGAGGACCTTCCTCGCCTGGGTCCGCACGAGCATCGCGATTATCGGACTCGGCTTTCTGACCGCCGGGCTGGTCAACCGGTCCGGCGAGACCGTTTCGGCCGGCGCCCTTGTGGCCTCCATCGGAGGAATCGGGGCCGTGCTTCTGGGCGCGGGCGTTCTCATTCTGGCGGCCCGGGATTATTTCCGCAAGAAGAAAGGGATTAGCCAGGGAGAATACCGGTCCGCTTCTGTGCCGGTCTGGACGCTGGTTTTTGCCCTGGGGGTCATATGCGGCTTGCTTGTGCTTCTTGTCATTCTTATGCTTTATGGGTAG
- a CDS encoding GntR family transcriptional regulator codes for MRIPIQLSPESPEPMYHQIKEQLRALILSGELKEGLLLPSIREFALDLACSVITIRRVYQDLEQEGFLRTRQGTGTFVARVDSGDRERFRSQALEAALREAVELGRRLQCPAEDMERLFKEILEERESKKTQLPGNSE; via the coding sequence ATGCGGATACCGATACAGCTTTCCCCGGAGAGCCCCGAACCGATGTACCACCAGATCAAGGAGCAGCTTCGTGCCCTTATCCTAAGCGGAGAGCTGAAGGAAGGTTTGCTGCTTCCGTCCATCCGGGAATTTGCGCTTGATCTGGCTTGCAGTGTCATTACGATCCGCCGGGTGTATCAGGATTTGGAGCAGGAGGGTTTCCTTCGGACCCGTCAGGGTACGGGAACCTTCGTAGCGCGGGTCGACAGCGGAGACCGGGAACGCTTCCGCAGCCAGGCCCTGGAGGCCGCTTTACGGGAAGCGGTGGAGCTCGGCCGAAGGCTGCAGTGTCCGGCGGAAGACATGGAGCGCCTGTTCAAGGAAATTTTGGAGGAGAGGGAGAGCAAGAAAACCCAACTCCCCGGGAACAGCGAATAG
- a CDS encoding ABC transporter permease, whose product MNSLLSVIKFTFLNRIRTKSFLVTSLILLIVLSIGINLPSLISSFSSGKADKVGVWDRPSEVVSGLEAYFGAQEKPSIELVKIPDQGSAAANDRLIKERIEAKEIKGFLELTEDKAAGFPKATYKSAGSFMENGVTGDLAPALQAVKQAQLLKGAGLTAEQLAKLNAPVDLTSIQVDNGDGRTRSQMIVSYILVYALLILVSMMVYMYGNMIAMEITSEKSSRVMELLVSSISPVKQLYGKVLGTLLIGLLQIGVYVLVVVINLNLPHNASYFKGIDLDFGDAPPQLYGYFVLFFLLGFFLYAMLCAAVGSLVSRTEELGQAIAPITILALAGFYIGIFGTNAPSSEFVTVASFIPFFTPAVMFLRIGMANPAAWEVWLSIGVLVVTILFVGWLSAKIYRTGVLLYGKRPSFKEVRKAMQAFRA is encoded by the coding sequence ATGAACAGTCTGCTGTCGGTCATTAAGTTCACATTCCTGAACCGGATCCGGACCAAGTCCTTTCTAGTGACCTCTCTTATTCTCTTAATCGTCTTAAGTATCGGCATCAACCTGCCTTCCCTCATCTCCTCCTTCTCGAGCGGCAAAGCCGACAAGGTAGGGGTATGGGACCGGCCGTCGGAGGTGGTCAGCGGATTAGAGGCGTATTTCGGCGCCCAGGAGAAGCCGTCCATCGAGCTGGTCAAAATTCCTGACCAAGGGAGCGCCGCAGCGAATGACCGGTTGATTAAGGAACGAATCGAGGCCAAGGAAATCAAAGGCTTCCTCGAGCTGACCGAAGACAAAGCGGCGGGATTCCCCAAGGCGACCTACAAATCGGCCGGATCCTTCATGGAGAACGGAGTTACCGGCGACCTGGCTCCGGCGCTTCAAGCCGTCAAGCAGGCGCAGCTGCTTAAAGGGGCCGGCCTGACGGCCGAGCAGCTCGCCAAGTTGAATGCGCCCGTCGACCTGACGAGCATTCAGGTGGATAACGGAGACGGCCGGACCCGCTCCCAGATGATCGTTTCCTACATTCTCGTCTACGCGCTGTTGATCCTCGTCTCCATGATGGTCTACATGTACGGGAACATGATTGCGATGGAGATCACCTCGGAGAAGAGCTCCCGCGTGATGGAGCTTCTCGTCTCCAGTATCTCTCCGGTCAAGCAGCTGTACGGCAAGGTGCTCGGCACCCTCCTGATCGGCCTGCTGCAGATCGGCGTCTATGTCCTTGTGGTCGTGATTAACCTGAATCTTCCGCATAACGCGTCATACTTCAAAGGAATCGACCTGGATTTCGGAGACGCTCCTCCTCAGCTGTATGGGTATTTTGTGCTTTTCTTCCTGCTCGGGTTCTTCCTGTACGCCATGCTCTGCGCCGCCGTCGGCTCGCTTGTCAGCCGTACCGAGGAGCTTGGCCAGGCGATTGCCCCCATTACGATTCTCGCGCTGGCGGGCTTCTACATCGGCATCTTCGGCACCAATGCTCCGAGCTCGGAATTCGTCACGGTCGCGTCCTTCATTCCGTTCTTCACCCCGGCGGTGATGTTCCTGCGCATCGGAATGGCGAATCCGGCAGCCTGGGAGGTCTGGCTGTCCATCGGGGTTCTGGTGGTGACGATTCTCTTCGTCGGCTGGCTGTCGGCTAAAATCTATCGGACCGGCGTTCTCCTGTACGGCAAACGGCCCAGCTTCAAGGAGGTCCGCAAAGCGATGCAGGCTTTTCGAGCGTAG
- a CDS encoding extracellular solute-binding protein, producing the protein MKKWISSLVIPAMAAAALTGCSGKTPGETAKGQEGQSSPSAAPKEVAYPAKLSYWVAMNANVAATMKSFNEMGVYQELQKRTGTVVDFQHPPVGQHNDQFNLLLASGQLPDVIEHTWAAVSKGPDNAIKEKKILRLNELIDAHAPNLSKILKDDPELKKQIMTDEGNIYVFPYFSKEEFQRVYNGPAIRKDWLDKLKLPVPQTIDEWEKTLTAIRDGDPNGNGKKDEVPLLLDLKVMDFGHAFIGAYGITSGFYQDQGKVKFGPIQPEFKEFLTVMNRWYKEGLIDKDFATMDQKLKDAKMTGNLVGAMAMNVGAGLGSYTSLMKPKYPDFNLVGVPYPALKQGGMSVGQMNAPFIGTGAAISANAKNPEQIVKWLDYAYGPEGHLLFNYGIEGQSYTMVNGKPTLTKEITTSPTNLPVSQAIAKYSHGSFSGPYVVDKGLTEQFSPEPFQKQAIETWMKADHAKLLPSLTLTSQESSEMSSSMNDIKTYYSEMVNKFIMGMEPIDSFDKYVGTIQKMGIDKVIQTQQKALERLNKRS; encoded by the coding sequence TTGAAAAAGTGGATCTCATCGCTCGTCATTCCGGCCATGGCGGCCGCAGCGCTGACCGGCTGCAGCGGAAAGACGCCGGGGGAGACGGCCAAAGGCCAGGAAGGGCAGAGCTCGCCGAGTGCGGCTCCGAAGGAAGTGGCCTACCCGGCCAAGCTTAGCTATTGGGTAGCCATGAACGCCAATGTAGCCGCTACGATGAAAAGCTTCAATGAAATGGGGGTTTACCAGGAGCTTCAGAAGCGCACCGGCACCGTGGTGGACTTTCAGCATCCTCCGGTCGGCCAGCACAACGACCAGTTTAACCTTTTGCTTGCTTCCGGGCAGCTTCCGGACGTGATCGAGCATACGTGGGCGGCGGTCTCGAAAGGCCCGGATAACGCCATCAAGGAGAAGAAGATCCTTCGGCTGAACGAGCTGATCGACGCGCATGCGCCTAACCTATCCAAAATTCTTAAAGACGATCCGGAACTGAAGAAGCAGATCATGACGGATGAAGGCAATATCTATGTCTTCCCTTACTTCTCGAAGGAGGAGTTTCAGCGGGTATACAACGGGCCGGCCATCCGCAAGGATTGGCTCGACAAGCTGAAGCTGCCGGTTCCCCAGACAATCGACGAATGGGAGAAGACGCTGACGGCGATCCGGGACGGCGATCCGAACGGGAACGGCAAAAAGGACGAGGTCCCGCTGCTTCTCGATTTGAAGGTCATGGATTTCGGCCATGCCTTTATCGGGGCCTACGGCATTACATCGGGCTTCTATCAGGATCAGGGCAAGGTCAAGTTCGGTCCGATCCAGCCGGAGTTCAAGGAGTTCCTGACCGTGATGAACCGGTGGTACAAGGAAGGCCTGATCGATAAAGATTTCGCCACCATGGACCAGAAGCTGAAGGATGCCAAAATGACCGGCAACCTGGTAGGCGCCATGGCCATGAACGTGGGAGCGGGGCTTGGCAGCTACACCTCCCTGATGAAGCCGAAATACCCCGACTTTAACCTCGTGGGTGTTCCTTATCCGGCCTTGAAGCAGGGCGGCATGTCGGTCGGGCAGATGAACGCTCCGTTTATCGGCACCGGGGCGGCCATTTCGGCGAATGCCAAAAATCCGGAGCAAATCGTGAAATGGCTCGATTACGCTTACGGTCCCGAAGGGCACCTCTTGTTCAATTACGGCATCGAAGGCCAGAGCTATACGATGGTGAACGGCAAGCCGACCCTGACCAAGGAGATCACCACCTCGCCGACCAACCTTCCGGTCAGCCAGGCCATCGCCAAGTACAGCCACGGTTCGTTCTCCGGCCCTTATGTGGTGGATAAAGGGCTAACGGAGCAGTTTTCCCCGGAGCCTTTCCAGAAGCAGGCCATCGAAACCTGGATGAAGGCGGACCATGCCAAGCTCCTCCCGTCACTCACTTTGACCAGCCAGGAAAGCTCCGAAATGTCTTCGAGCATGAACGATATCAAGACCTATTACTCGGAGATGGTCAACAAATTCATTATGGGGATGGAGCCGATCGATTCCTTCGACAAGTATGTGGGCACCATCCAGAAAATGGGCATAGACAAAGTCATCCAGACCCAGCAAAAAGCACTTGAGCGCCTCAACAAGCGTTCCTAG
- a CDS encoding ABC transporter ATP-binding protein — protein sequence METMVSYRNIEKQYGGDFALGPVSLELERGYIMALVGSNGAGKSTLFQMAMNMLKPDRGEVRLFGQDPALQEKEIKTRIGYVADPVLIHPYARTVGEAMDFYAEWYPGWGAALCRNLMERFELPVSAKLRKLSTGMKRRLALTVALSYRPELLLLDEPSSGLDPLAWLVMIEEIGRYMEEGAGTILMASHNMDEVRRLADYVVFLDRGRAYGPFEKDALLTDWKRIWTEELPEEVCAGLPGTVLLEEEPMRIVTDDPGAVQAYLAQKGRQVFRSQALELEEIMGFLTGRTEAASRRSKEEKRA from the coding sequence ATGGAGACGATGGTGTCTTATCGTAACATAGAGAAGCAGTACGGCGGAGATTTTGCTTTGGGTCCGGTCAGCCTGGAACTGGAGCGGGGGTATATTATGGCACTGGTCGGCTCCAACGGCGCAGGCAAAAGCACCCTGTTCCAAATGGCCATGAACATGCTGAAGCCCGACCGGGGGGAAGTGAGGCTGTTCGGCCAAGACCCGGCCCTTCAGGAGAAGGAGATCAAGACGAGGATCGGCTACGTGGCCGATCCGGTGCTGATTCATCCTTACGCGAGGACCGTCGGCGAAGCGATGGATTTCTATGCGGAGTGGTACCCGGGCTGGGGTGCCGCTTTGTGCCGGAACTTGATGGAGCGGTTCGAGCTCCCAGTCAGCGCCAAGCTTCGCAAGCTGTCAACGGGAATGAAGAGACGGCTGGCGCTGACCGTCGCCCTCTCTTATCGGCCGGAGCTGCTTCTGCTCGACGAGCCTTCCTCCGGTCTCGATCCTTTGGCTTGGCTGGTCATGATCGAAGAGATCGGCCGGTATATGGAGGAGGGGGCCGGCACGATCTTGATGGCGAGCCACAACATGGACGAGGTCAGGCGCCTCGCCGACTATGTGGTGTTTCTTGACCGGGGCCGGGCTTACGGACCTTTCGAGAAGGATGCTCTCCTGACGGACTGGAAGCGGATCTGGACCGAAGAGCTGCCGGAGGAAGTGTGCGCTGGCCTTCCCGGAACGGTCCTGCTCGAAGAAGAACCGATGCGGATCGTTACCGACGATCCCGGTGCGGTACAGGCCTATCTGGCGCAGAAAGGCAGACAGGTATTCCGTTCCCAAGCGCTGGAGCTCGAAGAAATCATGGGCTTTCTGACGGGCAGAACGGAAGCGGCGTCCCGAAGAAGCAAGGAGGAGAAGAGAGCATGA
- a CDS encoding ArsB/NhaD family transporter has translation MEQQAVLAIGIFLITYAMIIAEKIHRTIVAMIGGVLMIVLGIVDQEAALHHIDFNTLGLLIGMMIIVSITAETGLFKYLALKAAKLSKGDPVRIMLALVLITAVGSAFLDNVTTVLLMVPVTFSITRQLQVNPVPYLITQILASNIGGTATLIGDPPNIMIGSAVKELTFMAFIYNLAPIAAVILVVTLPIFVLMFRKQIQTTPELKQSIMQVNEREVITDQTLLVKSLSVLGLTILGFFLHQMLHLESATVALAGAFLLLLLTGEHTMEEAFTKVEWTTIFFFVGLFVLVSGLIDTGVIAELAVKAIELTGGNPVATSMLILWLSAIASAFLDNIPFVATMIPMIQEMGNMGVENLEPLWWSLALGACLGGNGTLIGASANLIVAGMSGKEGYPIKFVQFMKYGFPIMLLSVVLANLYLYFRYLL, from the coding sequence ATGGAACAGCAAGCTGTGTTGGCAATCGGCATCTTTCTTATTACGTACGCCATGATCATCGCCGAGAAAATCCACCGCACCATCGTGGCGATGATCGGCGGGGTCCTTATGATTGTTCTTGGGATCGTAGACCAGGAGGCGGCTCTCCACCACATCGACTTTAATACGCTGGGCCTGTTGATCGGGATGATGATTATTGTTAGCATTACGGCTGAAACGGGTCTTTTCAAGTACCTGGCTTTAAAGGCAGCCAAGCTCTCCAAGGGTGACCCTGTAAGGATTATGCTTGCCCTTGTCCTCATTACCGCCGTCGGCTCCGCCTTCCTGGATAACGTAACAACGGTGCTGCTAATGGTGCCGGTAACCTTCAGCATCACCCGGCAGCTGCAGGTGAATCCCGTTCCTTATCTAATCACTCAAATTCTCGCTTCCAACATCGGGGGCACCGCTACCTTGATAGGCGACCCGCCGAACATCATGATCGGAAGTGCCGTTAAAGAACTGACGTTCATGGCCTTTATTTATAATCTGGCTCCCATTGCGGCGGTAATTCTGGTCGTCACCCTCCCGATCTTCGTCTTGATGTTCCGCAAACAGATTCAGACCACACCGGAGCTGAAGCAAAGCATCATGCAGGTCAATGAAAGGGAGGTTATCACCGATCAGACGTTATTGGTAAAAAGCTTGAGCGTCTTGGGACTGACGATCCTCGGGTTCTTCCTGCATCAGATGCTGCATCTGGAATCGGCCACTGTCGCCTTGGCCGGTGCTTTCCTCCTTCTTCTCCTAACGGGCGAACACACGATGGAAGAAGCGTTTACGAAAGTGGAATGGACCACCATTTTCTTCTTTGTCGGCCTGTTCGTCCTGGTCTCCGGCTTGATTGATACCGGCGTGATCGCCGAGCTGGCCGTGAAGGCGATTGAATTAACCGGCGGGAATCCGGTGGCCACTTCCATGCTGATTCTGTGGCTCAGTGCCATCGCCTCCGCCTTTCTGGATAACATCCCCTTTGTGGCGACCATGATTCCGATGATTCAGGAAATGGGGAACATGGGCGTAGAGAACCTGGAGCCGCTGTGGTGGAGTCTTGCCTTGGGGGCGTGCCTTGGAGGAAACGGCACGTTGATCGGAGCCAGCGCCAACTTGATTGTAGCCGGCATGTCGGGTAAAGAAGGATATCCCATCAAATTCGTACAATTTATGAAATACGGGTTTCCCATTATGCTGTTGTCGGTGGTTCTGGCGAACCTCTACCTGTATTTCCGATATTTACTTTAA